Proteins from a genomic interval of Sinobacterium caligoides:
- a CDS encoding MoaD/ThiS family protein, with translation MITVLFFAKVREDLDCRSLQVSAQGLLTIADLKRSLIAAHGGRWQQVLEASNLICACNQQVVEADSAIKDGDEVAFYPPVTGG, from the coding sequence GTGATTACGGTATTGTTTTTCGCCAAAGTACGGGAAGATCTTGATTGTCGCAGCTTGCAGGTCTCGGCACAGGGCTTACTTACTATTGCTGATTTGAAGCGCTCCTTAATCGCGGCCCACGGTGGTCGCTGGCAGCAGGTTTTAGAGGCGAGCAATTTAATCTGCGCCTGTAATCAGCAAGTCGTAGAGGCTGACTCTGCTATTAAAGACGGTGATGAAGTCGCCTTTTACCCACCGGTGACAGGAGGCTAG